gaattaaaaaaaaaaaaataaaattaatacaagtTACTGCTGTGTACGCCTCCTAGCACCACCTTTTAGTTCAGGCAACTCAACATATTCTGAAGCTCATTTAAAAATCTCGTTTTTACTCTGCTTGAGTGAAGGAAACCAGGATTAGGCCTGTGATTTGCAACCAGCAGGCTCACAGGGGATTGCTGCGTATTTGACTATTGCCCACAAAGCACAGAGTCACACATTTAATGCGTTTTGCTAAACAAATCATTCCCCGTTATTTTCATTTCTCCAAGTTCTATTTAAAGAGACTGCCCGGGAACCGGTGAGACTGGATCCCCTGCCCCTGTTCCCTCTCCCACATTCGCTTGGAGATTATTTCTTTGAAACATTTTCCCCAGAAAGAAACCAATTATGGTCCCCAACCTGCTGCTGTGCTTGAGCTTTGGTTACGCAGCAGCCCTCAGACCCACGTGCCTCTCGGCTCAGTTTAGAAGACCTGGGGATTATATCATAGGAGGCTTGTTCCCTTTTGGAACGGACACCATAAACCTGACGACACGATCCGAGCCCACGTCAGTGGGGTGTGAAAGGTAAGAAGAACATCAGCTTCATTAGCGCTCGTTAAGTTGGGTTGCTTGggctgggaaaagaaaggaaaagaaagcagcccTCCTGACAGCAACTGACGGGCTCACAGGCGAATATTAAAGGTGAGAATCATacaatgtgttgggtcggaagggacctctaaaggccatctcgtcccacccccctgcagtgagcagggacatctgtaactagatcaggttgctcagagcctcatccagcctggccttgaacgtctccagggatggggcctcccccacctctctgggcaacctgggccagtgtctcaccaccctcagtgtgaagaacttcttcctgatgtctcatctaaacctgccctgctctagtttaaaccattgcccctcatcctatggctccatgcccttgcaaacagcccctccccagctttcttgtaggccccttcagggactggaaggggctggaaggtctccccggagccttctcttctccaggctgaacccccccagctctctcagcctgtcctcacagcagaggggctccagcccttggatcatctccgtggcctcttctggccccgctccaacaggtccatgtcctccttgtgctgcgGGCtcgagctggacatagtactccagcgAGTACTGTTTCCATCTCCACAGTGTGATGGAAACAAAGATTAGCTCTAAGCTGCACCATCCACTTCTGATCCTGAAATGGAAaaggtttttgtgttttcttgatgCCTCTGCGCAGTCAGACTTCAGATGCACCAACCCCACTTTGATGAAAGCTTTTAGTGGCGCTGGCTTCCTCAGGGTTTTGAATCCAACACTGTACACAGAGGTGTAAATGTTGCTTTTGCTTCCAGATGGGATGAGAAGCAGGCACCGCGCTCTGCTGGCAGGTGACACAGGTTGAGATGGTGCTATTGCCTTTCCTGAGGTAAAAGGACACTCAGGACCATGGCACAAggcaaagcaggaaaggaaaaaaggaaatggcCGGGCTCGCCGGGGTGTGATCTGTGTTTCCTGCTCACACCACAGGGGTTCACGCCATCACGCTACAAGCTACTGGCAGCTCTTTGTGAGGAGAATGAAGAGACACGCTCGTGTCCTACCTGCTGCTTCGGCAGCAACAAAGCACAGGGAAGTACGGtccaaaaaaatctttccatctTCACAGGCTGCTAGGCAGGGAATAAACCCAGCGCACTGAGCTGTACAGCAGGGGGAAATCCCAGGAGGACTTGTCTCCCAAACGAGCATGCCCGGCGCTTTGGGAGCCACTGGCTTCGTGGCTGAAGTTACACAAAGCCAAGAGCAGGAGGTCATCTGAGTCTTGATCCGCCCCCAGCTAAACATACGGGTTTCTCTATACCTCTGTTTCTTCCCCTTTGAAGCACAGAGGATATATTTGCCGACAGACAGGATTAATTAGATTTGAAAGGTGCTCAGAGCCTCTCTACCCACAGTACGAAATTCAAAGGCGGTAGGTGCAGGGGTGCGCTGCTGACAGTGCCACGTACACCTGGCCTGGCAACAGGCAGGATGCTGAGACGTCAAAGAATGTGGAATAAGCTGATCGCTCTGCAGCAACGCTGACAGGCCGTGCAACTCCCTCTCTCCTCTGACTGCAGGTTATTTGTAGACGGGCTAATATGGGCTCTTGGGATGAAGTTTGCTATCGATCAGATCAACAACTCCACTTCCCTTCTGCCGGGAGTAAAGCTGGGCTATGACATGCACAACACCTGCTTTGAGCCGGTGGTGGCCTTACAGCCCAGTTTGCTGTTTCTGACCCAAAATGGCACAACGGGCATTGGAGTGCTGTGCAACTACACCGACTACCAGCCCCGCGTGACCGCGGTGATCGGACCACACAAGTCAGACCTCTGCATGGTAACAGCCAAGCTGTTCAGCTTCTTCTTGATCCCACAGGTAAAGAAACTCTCTGCAAAAGACAGAATTCCCCTTTTCGGTGTGGGAAGGGTTTGGATCAACAATGCTGTCTGTGATCTAGGTCTTTGAACCAGGACTCTTAAAGTGCAGATTCCAGTCTTTCCTCTGCCACAGATTTCCTGAGCGATCTTGGGTAGGTCATTAAACTTCCCTCCTGGAACACACTCCAGTGTCTAACTTCCCAGAAAGAAGAGGGATAACTCAGGCCGCTCTGTGATCCACGTAAAATGGGAAAAACAGAGCTCCCAGCGTAAACCGGGAGGATCCCACGAAAATACATCTATGACTGTAAGTACTCAGTTACCACAATACCGAGAGCTGTAACGGTCAGGTAAATTTAGCCCTGAGCTAAGATGCTACTGAATCGTGGGTACGTCACCCGTTGTAGAAAGTAGCTCGTTATCATTGGCATTAATGATAAGGGCTGGTGCTGCAACGATGGGCACAAATGGCAGTGTGGAGACAGCCACGTGGGATGGTGCTACAGGAGGCAAGTGACAGGGGCGAGCTTACGGTTCTCTTGGTAAATGCAGCCACAATGGACCTAATTCCTTTAGAGAAGTTCTTTCCCACTATCCTGACCCAGCATTTTGAAAATCTAGGGCACTGAGACTAAGCAAAGAAGGTGGAGAGTGATCTGGACTGTCAACACTTCCCTCAGCTTCACTCTTTGCCTcgcttcctctcttctcctctcatcTGCAGGTCAGCTATGGAGCCAGCAGTGAGCAGCTCAGCAACACGGAGTTGTACCCATCCTTCTACCGTACCGTTGCCAGTGATAAGAGCTTGGTGGAAGCTGTGGTCCTGCTGCTGAACAGGTTTGGATGGAACTGGATTGCCACCCTTGGAAGTGATGATGAATATGGCCGAGGAGCCCAGGGGCTCTTCTTAAGCATAGCTGCAAATCACAGCATCTGCATTGCATTCGAGGGGCTAATTCCTACAGACCTTGCAGACCCCAAAGCCCAACACCAACTGGAAGATACCATTAAGTTAATTAACAACACCAAAGTCAACATCATTGTGCTTTTTGCCTTTAGCCAGCCAGCCCAGGCCCTGCTGGAACAAAGCATCAGGATGGGACTGAGTGAGAAAGTCTGGATTGGCACTGAAGCCTGGATAATGTCTGACAAAATTGCCACCACCCCAAATATTCAGAGCATCGGGACAGTCTTAGGATTTATTATGAAAGCACACTCAGTCCCTGGCTTCCAGAAATACGTTGCCGACCTCTTTACCTATGTTCAGCAGGATAAATTTTGCCAGGAGTCTAGAGAATTCAACCACCTCATGAACTCTGACGTGGTGGACACGCTTTGCAAAGAGTGCGACCACATCTCGCTGCGCAACATCTCGTCCGTGTTAAGACACTCCCAAATGCAACCTGTGTACATCGCAGTCTACAGCGTGGCTCACGCACTGCACAGGGCGCTGGGGTGCACCCACCACGTGTGTCCCAAAGCATCCATCAAATCTTGGCAGGTAAGTAAAGGCCAGGGGGACAAACAGCAATTTTTTATCCGATCTACGTGTCGGAGCTGCacacagccaggcagggaggggggaacatTGCACTGTGCTCCTGCCCTACCCTGGGAGCGATACAGCCTCAGCAATTCCTTCGGCCACTCAACCCCTACACCAGCACCTCCTCTGCTGCCGGCTGGggctgccttctcctctctgGGGTTAATTGGGCCTGGCACAAGAGAGCAGCTGGTAATACAGCCAAAAGGCCGATAGCTGCAACCTTAGCCCACAGAAAAGACAACTGATTTCAGCCAAAAATTAGCGTCCTGCATTACCATCCTCCAAGCGAGAAACTGTACCAATACTTACTCTCAATTCTCAttttcctcctcagctgctgcactTCATGAACACCTTCCCATTCACGGTGAACGGCCAAAGTTTCAAGTTTGATCATACCCATGGCACAAACACCGGCTACAAGCTTATATTCTGGTCCTGGAAAAATGGCACCCTTACTTATCTGCCTGCTGGCGACTACGAAGACTCCTTGTACATCGATAAGTCTCAGATTCAGTTTCACACTGGAGATCAAAAGGTAAAGATGGTGGGCAAAAACATAAACAACCCCAAaatgaagcaaatttttttttgctgcttcatCAGAACTGTTCCGAAGGAGCGATTAGCCTACAAGATTTTTGTGGGACCCAGTTCTTGCTCCTCTGCAAACGCGTAATCCGTCTCCACTGCATAAAACTAGAAAAAGGTATTCCCAGCACTGGTTAGGACTCAGACACAGGCTGGATCCCAGCACAGCCAATTTCTTGCAGCATGTTTGGTGATACGGTGCTTCTCCTGAAGGTGCCTGGCTGACATTCATTCTTCCTTTTGCCCTAGGAGCCTACCTCAGAGTGCTTCAGACATTGTAAACCAGGACaattcaaacaaataaaaggaTTCCACCTCTGCTGCTATGACTGTACAGATTGTCCAGAAAACACCTTCTGGAGCGCTAAAGGTGAGGTCTGAGAAATGTAATGGCTTTAACTGTCTCTGTTATGCCTGACCACTAGTTGAGGTCACACAGGTTCCCAGAGCTGGTAACACCAGTTGGGAGCTCTTCCGCCCTGCTGCACTGCCCGGGGGatattttcctcccttttgttCTGCTGTGCATTGCGCAGTCTTGCTCTGCAGATCTTCAGTGGGGGATCTTCCTCTGTCGATCCCAAAGAGAAGGCACGTGTTTTATCTCAAGAGGCAGGAGAAAGGGGTTTGATGAAATTGTGGGATCTTTTGGAAGTTGGTGATCCTTCCTGGGGAAGGGAAACAGAGCCAAGAAATATGTGCATCCTTTTGGGGGGAGGGTGGACAAGTGGAGGGAAAATGAGATTGAACTATCCCAAGCTTTGGAGATCCATTACACTtaggaagggaggggggaagcaggcaAGGCAGCACCCAAACCAGCTGTCTAATTCAGGACTGTGACCCTTGCTCAAGGcctgcctgcagcggggcagCAGCACTCTACTGCGAGGTGGTCATCAACATctcactgctgctttgcagacaGCACCACCTGCACTCCCTGCCTAGAGCATCAGTGGTCCCCTGTCCAGAGCACACGGTGTTATGACCGCAGCGAGAAATACCTCTTTTGGAATGAGCCGCTCACCATTGCCTTGCTAACGTTGATGTCCATCACCATATCCCTGATCTGTCTGACAGCAGTGCTCTTTTTAAAGAGCCTCGAGACTCCCCTTGTGCAGGCTTCTGGAGGCAAACTGAACCTCTTTGCCTTGTTCGCACTCATGCTGCTGTGTCTCAGCTCCTGTCTCTATATAGGGAAGCCCAGTAACACCCTTTGCATGACCCAGCAGATAGTCTATGCCCTCTGCCTCAATGGTTGTTTCTCTACCTTCTTCATCAAGTCCCTTGAGATCACCCTCGTGACAGAGTTCCCTCACTGTGCCCCAACCCTCTTGCACTGGGTGACCCGGAGGAGGGCCTGGCTCCTCGTTGCCCTGTGCCTCCTCACCGAGTGCTCGTTCTGTGTCTGCTACCTTCACTTGGGCCCTGACCATCTGCAGCCTGACTACAAGTCACTGCCCACCGAAGTTCTGCTGGTGTGTACCACGCAGTCCTGGCTTGCCTTTGCCCTGATGCACGGCTACAACAGCTGCATAGCCTTCGTCTGCTTCCTGTGCACCTTCATGGTACGGACCTCTGGGAAGAAATACAATATCGCCAGGGGCATCACATTTGCCATCCTAATCTATTTCATCATCTGGATCTTCTTCATTGCTCTTTTTGCCACGCTGAAGACAGTCCTCAAGTCTGTTACTCAGATTAGTACCATTTTGGCAACCACTCTGGGTATCTTGGGAACCTACTATATGCCTAAATGCTACATCATCTTGCTTAAGCCTGATCTGAACACAGTAGATTATTTCCAGAATTCCATCAAAGAAGAGCCAGAGGAGGACTCTCAATAAACAGACAATAAACCAGATCCTTCGTCACCTGCTCCTCAATAGATGCTGGCTGCATTTTACTGAGATAATTCTGTTTATGATGTCTCCATAAGATATAGTCCCAGACACAATCACCATATAAAATACAGCCTTATCCAGTAGGTTGAACACCAGGACCAGAATTTTTAAGTTCCAAAGGCTTACTTTGGAGGGCTCTACTCAATGAGCTAAAGCAAAATGTCCCCAGCAGAGTAGGATGCATCCTCTCCGTAGCTAACCACCCGTGTCAGCACCCACCAGGAGCCAAAAGCAGGTTCAGTTAAAAGCAAGCAACCTACAGCACCGATAATTCCTATGGATCTCTCAGGTCTGGCAAGCTGAGCTAAAAGCCTCACCTGGACCGCTTTCCCTTAAAGACTGCTGCTGATTCCCACTTCTTATTAACTAGATAACCGTTCCAGAGTTAGATCCATGAATCCTTTCCCACGCCTTATAGGGACTTTCCAATATATTCAACAGCACAGAAATAATAACTAGAAAACCAGAAGGGAGTCATCTGAAAAGGTGTGAGATTATAGACCACAAAGAGAAATCCTTGTGCTTAACTAATGATACCGAGTACCTGCCTACACGGGATGCTCTACAAAGACCTTCTCCTAGCGAGCAACACTGGAAAACACAGCTCCTGTAATCACGGTCTGTTCACATCTATGTGTGTTTGTGCACTTGCTTTATTAAAAGTGGAGTCAATGACATCCTACAGCTCTGGGTCTCTGACTACTATTTTCTTGACTACTTTGTCACAAAGTCCGTAGAAACCATTCTGTTATGTAAAGGCAGATAGAGAGAGTATATTACCATTCAAATGTCAATTCACTCATTTGTGTTTCGTTAACATGTGTTTGCAAAGAACATGGAAACGAGGACAAGACACACGGAAATGAAGCGTGTGCAAATCACGCTATCCAAAGTCATACCAAAAAGTTCCTCCCATCTCAAAAAAAACCATGCAAAGATCACCAGTGAGAAACATTTCTTACCCGGTAAGACATTCTGCAAAAGggacaaaataaatcaaatacttTGAGGAATAAGAAGTACCTCTAGCCTGTATTCGTACATGTAGCATGGCCCCCGTTCGCTAAACAGTGTGAGAATTCTCACACCCAGAAAGGCTTGGGGTTTGCCCCACTTAGCGTCTGATTTCCAAGAGCAGGTAATCGTGATAGCTTCAGAAGGTATGCCAAAGAAATACTCACGCAAGAAAAACACAGGGTAGCTCCCTCACAAAATTGTGCTCGCTAACTACAACCAGTTGATATTCAGTTTATATTATGAATAGGAAGGTTTACACGTAAGTTAACGAACAGATGATGATCCCCTGGTGCCGAGTGTGGATGTTCAATGAAACGTATGGGTTTAACCCTCCATAAATCCTGCAAGTACTTTGACACTAGAGAGTATTATATATCAAGAACTTCATGAGCCTGTTTCTGTGTATGCAAAAATCATCTCTAACCGTCAGTCTGCCAGCTTGTATCAGCTGGACTCCCCTCACTGCCCTTCAGCCACAGATACACCCTCTGGACAGGGCTTTCTGCAcagatggcttcaaactggaagagggtggatttaCATTAggtatcgggaagaaattcttcactctgagggtggtgagcccctggcccaggttgcccagagaagctgtggctgccccatccctgcaggggttcaaggccaggttggacggggcttggagcaacctgggctggtgggaggtgtccctgcccagggcagggggttggaactagatggtctttaaggtcccttccaacccaaaccattctatgaattacTAGAATCAAGCctgaacaaagacaaaagaaaacaccCCTTATTTCCATCACCGTTCTCTGTAACTACCTTTACATTTCCTAGTGATGGAATTGGCCCTTCCACCCAACACTGGGCATCTCTCTTGCCTTGAAAGGGTCATGAATCTCAGTTAGGGCCTAAAGGCTTCTTAAAGCCAGGGAAGAGATTCACAGTAATAGTCCATAGCGGGTACTTTCTGCAGTACAGATGTTACTGATGGTGTCTGGCAAGCTGTGTGGGACAACAAAACATACCCACAGTCCCTCTAGACCATCACGCATACACTGCTGGAGTACTTTCCCCAAACCTATCCAACCTTCCCAGTTTCTGCCTCAAGTTCAGGCTCACTTCATACCTCCACCCTAACGCTTAGGGaatgagcagctgctgccagctgggccACTGGAGGCCAAACATGACTCCCAGCTGACCACGGTGGCACCATTTAAGACAGCAGCTCACCCCGACACGCTGTGGATGAGCAGCTACTCAGAAACGCGCTACTTCTAGAATCACTGGGGCAAAAGGCTTGAACTCAGCTCCTACCGCTGCCGACAACAAAACCTCATTTAACTTAAATGTAGGCAACTATCTGAGACCACCTTTAAAGCAAGCAATGGACTGAGCAGCTTTGCAGGTGAAGACAAACTCCCCTTGAATGGTGTAAGCCATTCCAGAAGCACTCCTAGGTCTGTCTTTACTTGCTAATCAGCAACTCGAAAATTTGCGCTAGAGACAGACTGCTGTTCCAGCTGATGGGGACTTTGCTTTTGTCATGCACCATGAAAGGCAAAAATGGAAAAACTACATTACTAGCAAATTACCCCATTACTACCAGATAGTAGCAAGTAAACATCAAGTCACATCACtaagatcttttctttttcctacccACTTTGACAAACAACTATACTGCTCTTTTATTCCCCCACCTTAGACTTACAGTTTTTCCGTATATCCACTACGTGGTATTGGAAGTTAACTCATCAATTCAGCTCAATTAAAGGATTTGCAAATTAATCTAAACCAGGGAATATTTCATTCTTAAAAACTGATGCACTGCAAAGCTAGCTGTCCTAGATTTCTGTGGCTACTTGCATATAAAATTCTCCTGGCGTAATTGAGAAAAACGTGAAACATTTGACAAAAGCACTCCTTGGTGTGATTAAAGATAGCAAAAATCTGACCTGTAGACTGGAAGTCCTTGTTCCCGGAGACTGCAGCGAGTCTTCGTGAGCATATTGTTGCACCTGAGAATCTCCACAGTACTCCTCACTTCAGTGCTGGGATTCCATAGCAGAGAAGCATTAAGTAACTTTTGATCATCATTCCAGaaatagaggaggaaaaaaatcaaatttaccTCTACTGCTTCTCTTTCTGGCTCTGGCCGAACTAGAGCCAcaacaaactgatttttcttttctttcagggggaaagggagagggtgggggaagagggaggaggggaaaagtaGCCGATTAAATTCTTCAGCCAGTTCCAGTCACCTGCAGACAATTCATATGAGGTCAGCTGGAGCCCATCAGGCCCTGCAGTAAAAGGCTGCAAATGTCCAAAATTCTGATCATTTAATATTCACCTAACTGGAAAAATGCTGTCAGACCATTTGGCATCCTATTTAAACCAATATGGTTTGAAAGGGAGAATATGTGAAACTCTGCAAGACTTTCTCAGAGGCTTTTATATAAATCTGCTGCAGAATTGCCCCATTTATAATCAGTGGCTCCATAATAACTATGACTTTGTCTCTCCCTGTGCTGCTTGATCTCTACCAGCTATAACGAGGGAATTTGCCTCATCAAGCTGTGGTTGTCCTTTGTACATGAACCACTCAGACCTTACTGAGCCTGGGTGTCTTTGTGTTGCACGACAAATACACGGTGTTTAAGGCTTACCGGTTAGTCTGCAAAGTGGTGTCCTAACGATCCTAGCTTGCCTCTGCTGGAGTTTGTGTGCAGAGTCCAGAAAAGGGGAATATTCACATCAAACAGCTGACTACAT
The Rissa tridactyla isolate bRisTri1 chromosome 16, bRisTri1.patW.cur.20221130, whole genome shotgun sequence genome window above contains:
- the TAS1R3 gene encoding taste receptor type 1 member 3, with amino-acid sequence MVPNLLLCLSFGYAAALRPTCLSAQFRRPGDYIIGGLFPFGTDTINLTTRSEPTSVGCERLFVDGLIWALGMKFAIDQINNSTSLLPGVKLGYDMHNTCFEPVVALQPSLLFLTQNGTTGIGVLCNYTDYQPRVTAVIGPHKSDLCMVTAKLFSFFLIPQVSYGASSEQLSNTELYPSFYRTVASDKSLVEAVVLLLNRFGWNWIATLGSDDEYGRGAQGLFLSIAANHSICIAFEGLIPTDLADPKAQHQLEDTIKLINNTKVNIIVLFAFSQPAQALLEQSIRMGLSEKVWIGTEAWIMSDKIATTPNIQSIGTVLGFIMKAHSVPGFQKYVADLFTYVQQDKFCQESREFNHLMNSDVVDTLCKECDHISLRNISSVLRHSQMQPVYIAVYSVAHALHRALGCTHHVCPKASIKSWQLLHFMNTFPFTVNGQSFKFDHTHGTNTGYKLIFWSWKNGTLTYLPAGDYEDSLYIDKSQIQFHTGDQKEPTSECFRHCKPGQFKQIKGFHLCCYDCTDCPENTFWSAKDSTTCTPCLEHQWSPVQSTRCYDRSEKYLFWNEPLTIALLTLMSITISLICLTAVLFLKSLETPLVQASGGKLNLFALFALMLLCLSSCLYIGKPSNTLCMTQQIVYALCLNGCFSTFFIKSLEITLVTEFPHCAPTLLHWVTRRRAWLLVALCLLTECSFCVCYLHLGPDHLQPDYKSLPTEVLLVCTTQSWLAFALMHGYNSCIAFVCFLCTFMVRTSGKKYNIARGITFAILIYFIIWIFFIALFATLKTVLKSVTQISTILATTLGILGTYYMPKCYIILLKPDLNTVDYFQNSIKEEPEEDSQ